Proteins encoded by one window of Halobaculum halobium:
- a CDS encoding CheF family chemotaxis protein, translating to MSETVVADFVGRFFAPGVEGEPPTGRIILSQRRLVLAADGSKETIPLSSVFDVKVGQVPPEMAGYFNDTVTVAYRADDRRGVAAIEGNDTNIDRFATVLFKVLLNGTTALVRHPAKIGGRVVETDAHKARLDVTQGALSFEGCPEPFTVDLRSVISVERAQRDLDNGTHPVISFRHIEDGTAVTSQVGLDSGRLTNVLGRYIRLRYADVQEELADVELGEAETEVLVAAYSAGSGVSLNKVVDIEPQRLTMLLNGLIDDGLLVDSGEGTELTAKGRVIVGQRIESVNT from the coding sequence ATGAGCGAGACGGTCGTCGCCGACTTCGTCGGTCGGTTCTTCGCGCCCGGCGTCGAGGGCGAACCCCCGACGGGGCGGATCATCCTGAGTCAGCGGCGGCTCGTGCTCGCGGCCGATGGCTCCAAGGAGACGATCCCGCTGTCGTCGGTGTTCGACGTGAAGGTGGGACAGGTGCCGCCGGAGATGGCGGGCTATTTCAACGACACCGTCACCGTCGCGTATCGAGCCGACGACCGCCGCGGCGTCGCCGCCATCGAGGGCAACGACACAAACATCGACCGGTTCGCGACGGTGCTGTTCAAAGTACTTCTCAACGGAACGACTGCGCTGGTCCGTCACCCGGCGAAGATCGGCGGACGCGTCGTCGAGACGGACGCGCACAAGGCTCGGCTCGACGTAACCCAGGGAGCGCTCTCGTTCGAGGGCTGCCCGGAGCCGTTCACCGTCGACCTGCGCAGCGTCATCTCCGTCGAGCGCGCTCAGCGCGACCTGGACAACGGCACCCACCCCGTCATCTCGTTTCGGCACATCGAGGACGGCACCGCTGTCACCTCCCAAGTCGGCCTGGACTCCGGGCGGCTCACGAACGTCCTCGGCCGGTACATCCGGCTGCGCTACGCGGACGTGCAGGAGGAGTTGGCGGACGTCGAACTCGGCGAGGCGGAGACGGAGGTGCTCGTGGCCGCCTACTCGGCTGGCTCGGGCGTCTCGTTGAACAAGGTGGTCGACATCGAGCCTCAGCGGCTCACCATGCTACTGAACGGTCTCATCGACGACGGACTACTCGTCGACAGCGGCGAGGGAACCGAACTCACCGCCAAGGGACGCGTGATCGTCGGTCAGCGGATCGAGTCGGTCAACACCTGA
- a CDS encoding S9 family peptidase: MDRIQASDFHDIAKPSDPRVAPGGEHVAFVRSVPDDEESYESTVSLAPTDGDGDHRRLTLTEGSDAEPRFSPSGDRLAFTSTRGKDDDTQQLWLLPLDGVGGEAEQVTDVVGGVASIAWSPDGSRIAFLQSVTDEDREEERDLEIPEEYEPEDPDPRVVDRTVYRTGTEYFDGKRPQVYVLDVESGGLIRVTDGDHDHAAPTWGDDETLYFTAQKAGDDPDDNYEIDIVAYDTESGDTEDVVRTTGWGAALDVTEDHRIAYTYTEPEQASIQPTELHVYDRAADETSDLTADLDRTVGYEIPPQWGPEEDRVYFATPDEGATSVWSAPGDAGAAPEREYRGGAVNGGHVAADVTAITKSEWDHPGELFVLDGSEERRVTRLNGEYLDSVTVSEPEPLAFESEQGPVEGWVLTPPEFSEDETYPLAVEVHGGPHAMWTTSGTMWHEFQTLAARGYVVFWSNPRGSTGFGEEFMQAIERDWGDVTLTDVLAGVETVAAREYVDETNVFLTGGSFGGYMTSWAVGQTDYFRAAVSQRGVYDFTGFYGSTDGAYKLVEGDYDTTPWEEPEFLWEHSPVAHADGVTTPTLLIHSDRDYRTPDNTAELYHRILRKAGVDTRLVRYPREGHELSRSGEPAHIVDRIERIVRWFDGYSEYHDAARALDRPDGDGLSAGSDEEDEA, from the coding sequence ATGGACCGTATTCAGGCGAGCGACTTCCACGACATCGCAAAGCCGAGCGACCCGAGGGTCGCGCCGGGCGGCGAGCACGTGGCGTTCGTGCGGAGCGTGCCGGACGACGAGGAATCGTACGAGTCGACGGTGTCTCTCGCGCCGACGGACGGCGACGGCGACCACCGACGACTGACGTTGACGGAGGGAAGCGACGCCGAGCCGCGGTTCTCTCCGTCCGGGGACCGACTTGCGTTCACCTCCACACGCGGGAAGGACGACGACACCCAACAGCTGTGGCTGCTCCCGCTCGACGGCGTCGGCGGCGAGGCCGAGCAGGTGACCGACGTGGTCGGCGGCGTCGCCTCGATCGCGTGGAGTCCCGACGGGAGCCGGATCGCGTTCCTCCAGTCCGTTACCGACGAGGACCGCGAAGAAGAGCGGGACCTGGAGATTCCAGAGGAGTACGAGCCTGAGGATCCGGACCCCCGAGTCGTCGACCGGACCGTCTATCGAACCGGCACGGAGTACTTCGACGGCAAGCGCCCGCAGGTGTACGTCCTCGACGTAGAATCGGGCGGCCTCATCCGGGTCACCGACGGCGACCACGACCACGCGGCTCCCACGTGGGGCGACGACGAGACGCTCTACTTCACGGCGCAGAAGGCCGGCGACGATCCGGACGACAACTACGAGATCGATATCGTCGCCTACGACACCGAGTCGGGCGACACGGAGGACGTGGTGCGGACGACCGGCTGGGGCGCGGCGCTCGACGTAACCGAGGACCACCGGATCGCCTACACGTACACGGAACCGGAGCAGGCGAGCATCCAGCCCACCGAACTCCACGTGTACGACCGCGCGGCCGACGAGACGTCCGATCTCACCGCGGACCTCGACCGAACCGTGGGCTACGAGATTCCGCCGCAGTGGGGCCCCGAGGAGGATCGCGTGTACTTCGCGACGCCCGACGAGGGCGCGACGAGCGTCTGGTCGGCGCCCGGCGACGCCGGCGCTGCCCCCGAGCGCGAGTACCGCGGCGGCGCCGTCAACGGCGGTCACGTCGCCGCCGACGTCACCGCGATCACGAAAAGCGAGTGGGACCATCCCGGCGAGCTGTTTGTGCTCGACGGGTCCGAAGAGCGCCGGGTTACCCGCCTGAACGGCGAGTACCTCGATTCGGTCACAGTCTCGGAGCCCGAACCCCTCGCGTTCGAGTCCGAGCAGGGGCCCGTCGAGGGGTGGGTGCTGACGCCGCCGGAGTTCAGCGAGGACGAGACCTATCCGCTCGCCGTGGAGGTCCACGGCGGTCCGCACGCGATGTGGACGACCAGCGGGACGATGTGGCACGAGTTCCAGACGCTCGCGGCCCGCGGCTACGTCGTATTCTGGTCGAACCCGCGCGGCTCCACCGGCTTCGGCGAGGAGTTCATGCAGGCCATCGAGCGCGACTGGGGCGACGTGACCCTCACCGACGTGCTGGCCGGCGTCGAGACGGTCGCCGCGCGCGAGTACGTCGACGAGACGAACGTCTTCCTCACCGGCGGCTCCTTCGGCGGCTACATGACCTCGTGGGCGGTCGGACAGACCGATTACTTCCGGGCAGCCGTCTCCCAGCGCGGCGTGTACGACTTCACCGGGTTCTACGGGTCGACCGACGGGGCGTACAAGCTCGTCGAGGGCGACTACGATACGACGCCGTGGGAGGAACCGGAGTTCCTGTGGGAGCACTCGCCGGTCGCGCACGCCGACGGCGTGACGACGCCGACGCTGCTGATCCACTCGGACCGAGACTACCGGACACCGGACAACACGGCGGAACTGTACCACCGTATCCTCCGGAAGGCGGGCGTCGACACGCGGTTGGTGCGCTACCCGCGCGAGGGGCACGAACTGTCGCGCTCGGGGGAGCCGGCACACATCGTCGACCGCATCGAACGCATCGTCCGCTGGTTCGACGGCTACTCCGAGTACCACGACGCAGCGCGCGCGCTCGATCGGCCGGACGGCGACGGGCTGAGCGCCGGATCGGACGAGGAAGACGAGGCGTAG
- a CDS encoding IMPACT family protein — MANPEPYRTVGDRASAEFTVQGSRFIGHLAPVDTVGAAEAFVDEVCAEYDDATHNVPAYRVPADDGASASTGSVLLREYSSDDGEPTGSAGKPALNVLQQQEIRNVAAVVTRYYGGTNLGVGGLARAYSHGVKAGLDAAGVVEESPHERLSLTVAYDDSGTVRSVLESTGVEFDADYDAEVTFEARVPVAAAPELRDRLRSATSGRVEIR; from the coding sequence ATGGCGAACCCCGAACCGTACCGCACCGTCGGCGACCGAGCGTCCGCGGAGTTCACGGTTCAAGGGTCGCGATTCATCGGTCATCTCGCGCCCGTAGACACCGTGGGGGCGGCGGAGGCGTTCGTCGATGAGGTGTGCGCGGAGTACGACGACGCGACGCACAACGTCCCCGCGTACCGCGTCCCCGCGGACGACGGCGCGTCCGCCTCCACCGGATCGGTGCTGCTCCGAGAGTATTCCAGCGACGACGGCGAGCCGACCGGCTCGGCCGGCAAGCCGGCGCTGAACGTCCTCCAGCAACAGGAGATCCGAAACGTCGCGGCCGTGGTCACGCGCTACTACGGCGGGACGAACCTCGGCGTCGGGGGCCTCGCGCGGGCCTACTCGCACGGGGTGAAAGCGGGGCTCGACGCCGCCGGCGTGGTCGAGGAGTCGCCTCACGAGCGACTGTCGCTCACGGTCGCGTACGACGACTCCGGCACCGTCAGGAGCGTCCTCGAGTCGACCGGCGTCGAGTTCGACGCCGACTACGACGCCGAGGTGACGTTCGAGGCGCGCGTGCCCGTCGCCGCCGCCCCCGAGCTTCGGGATCGGCTGCGCTCGGCGACGAGCGGTCGCGTCGAGATTCGGTAG
- a CDS encoding cation:proton antiporter: MAAGPTAAGDLHGLLALGILIAAATAVAAVGRRIGIPTVPLYVLGGVFVGPHVAGAVGLPSIAPAEVLTLAEVGVVLLLFFLGLEFSLDRLIAARRKLSAAAAVDLFVNFPVGVAVGLLFGLGPLGAFLVGGIVYISSSAVITKSLVDLGWIADPEAEPVLGTLVAEDLVIAVYLALAVALVAGGSPVDALPRIAVALGFLIALAVAAQVLAPRLAPYLGTSDEDLVVRTLAVALVISGLALSVGASEAVAGFFVGVGIGATPLHDRVADRIAPLRDAFAVVFFAWVGLNTDPVAVAGVAVPVVVAAALSGPAKVLSGGIGGQIYGLSRRRSLRTGLALVPRGEFSLIIAALAATSPNPTIARVIPAFAVGYVLVMAFAGTLAMSEASRIERWAGVADE, from the coding sequence ATGGCGGCGGGACCGACAGCCGCTGGCGACCTCCACGGCCTGCTCGCGCTGGGAATCCTGATCGCGGCCGCCACGGCCGTCGCCGCCGTCGGCCGGCGGATCGGCATCCCGACCGTCCCCCTGTACGTCCTCGGCGGCGTGTTCGTCGGTCCGCACGTCGCCGGCGCCGTCGGCCTCCCCTCGATCGCCCCCGCGGAGGTGCTCACGCTCGCCGAGGTCGGCGTCGTCCTCCTGCTGTTCTTCCTCGGCCTGGAGTTCAGTCTCGACCGGCTGATCGCCGCCCGGCGGAAGCTCTCGGCGGCCGCCGCCGTCGACCTGTTCGTGAACTTCCCCGTCGGCGTCGCAGTCGGCCTGCTGTTCGGACTCGGCCCGCTCGGGGCGTTCCTCGTCGGCGGCATCGTCTACATCTCCTCGTCGGCGGTGATCACCAAGTCGCTCGTCGACCTGGGCTGGATCGCCGACCCCGAGGCCGAGCCGGTGCTCGGGACGCTCGTCGCCGAGGACCTCGTCATCGCCGTCTATCTCGCGCTCGCGGTCGCGCTCGTCGCCGGCGGCTCGCCGGTCGACGCCCTCCCGCGGATCGCCGTCGCGCTCGGCTTCCTGATCGCGCTGGCGGTCGCCGCGCAGGTGCTCGCGCCGCGGCTCGCTCCCTACCTGGGCACGAGTGACGAGGACCTCGTCGTCCGGACGCTCGCGGTCGCGCTCGTGATCTCCGGGCTCGCGCTGTCTGTCGGCGCCAGCGAGGCGGTCGCGGGCTTCTTTGTCGGCGTCGGGATCGGCGCGACGCCGCTACACGACCGCGTCGCCGACCGGATCGCGCCGCTGCGGGACGCCTTCGCGGTCGTGTTCTTCGCGTGGGTCGGCCTCAACACCGACCCCGTTGCGGTCGCGGGCGTGGCCGTTCCCGTCGTCGTGGCGGCCGCGCTGTCGGGGCCGGCGAAGGTACTCAGCGGCGGGATCGGCGGGCAGATCTACGGTCTTTCCCGGCGGCGGTCGCTGCGGACGGGACTCGCGCTTGTCCCGCGCGGGGAGTTCTCGCTCATCATCGCGGCGCTGGCGGCCACTTCACCGAACCCGACGATCGCCCGGGTGATCCCGGCGTTCGCGGTCGGCTACGTACTCGTGATGGCGTTCGCGGGGACGCTCGCAATGAGCGAGGCCTCGCGGATCGAGCGATGGGCGGGCGTCGCCGACGAGTGA
- the hisB gene encoding imidazoleglycerol-phosphate dehydratase HisB gives MSDRTAAVSRETAETDIELTLAIDGDGDSEVDTGVGFFDHMLTAFAKHGLFDLTVRCDGDTHIDDHHTVEDVGIALGDAFAEALGDKRGIRRYADRRVPLDEAVAGVVVDVSGRPYFEFAGEFSQDEVGELTSDMARHFAYSLAMNAGLTLHAEVERGVNAHHEVEALFKSLARALDDATRLDERRSDTPSTKGDL, from the coding sequence ATGAGTGACCGCACGGCGGCTGTCAGTCGGGAGACGGCCGAGACGGACATCGAACTCACGCTCGCGATCGACGGCGACGGCGACAGCGAGGTCGACACCGGCGTCGGGTTCTTCGACCACATGCTGACCGCCTTCGCCAAGCACGGGCTGTTCGACCTGACGGTCCGCTGCGACGGGGACACCCACATCGACGACCATCACACCGTCGAGGACGTGGGAATCGCACTCGGGGATGCGTTCGCTGAAGCGCTGGGTGACAAGCGTGGGATCCGCCGCTACGCCGACCGGCGCGTCCCCCTCGACGAGGCGGTCGCCGGCGTCGTCGTCGACGTGAGCGGCCGGCCGTACTTCGAGTTCGCGGGCGAATTCTCACAGGACGAAGTCGGTGAGCTGACAAGCGACATGGCGCGCCACTTCGCGTACTCGCTGGCGATGAACGCCGGCCTGACGCTCCACGCGGAGGTCGAGCGCGGCGTCAACGCCCACCACGAAGTCGAGGCGCTGTTCAAGTCGCTCGCGCGGGCGCTGGACGATGCGACCCGCCTCGACGAGCGTCGCAGCGACACCCCGAGCACGAAGGGCGACCTGTAG
- a CDS encoding amino acid-binding protein, giving the protein MFDEIMGKFEGSPGQQAVVRLLLERGFSVNEDGRVVSGGIEIPDTGIAREAGVDRRVVDATTTAVLKDEELRRIFANITAVPSLMDLAPVLDLTVLTVEVGDPDASGIVAEITGMLADAGISLRQVLSDDPEFADEPKLYLIADEELPGDLLVSIRDLSYVRSVEF; this is encoded by the coding sequence ATGTTCGACGAGATCATGGGGAAGTTCGAGGGCTCGCCCGGCCAGCAGGCGGTGGTCAGGCTCCTGCTCGAGCGCGGCTTCTCCGTGAACGAGGACGGGCGGGTCGTCTCCGGCGGCATCGAGATCCCCGACACGGGGATCGCCCGCGAGGCGGGGGTCGACCGCCGGGTCGTCGACGCGACGACGACGGCCGTCCTGAAGGACGAGGAACTGCGCCGGATCTTCGCCAACATCACCGCCGTCCCGAGCCTGATGGACCTGGCACCGGTGCTGGATCTCACCGTTCTGACCGTCGAGGTCGGCGACCCCGACGCCTCGGGGATCGTCGCCGAGATCACCGGAATGCTGGCGGACGCCGGCATCTCGCTCCGGCAGGTGCTGTCGGACGACCCCGAATTCGCTGACGAGCCGAAGCTGTACCTGATCGCCGACGAGGAGTTGCCGGGCGACCTGCTCGTGTCGATCCGCGATCTGTCGTACGTCCGCAGCGTCGAGTTCTAA
- a CDS encoding CheF family chemotaxis protein — translation MKGGRKLNDVGWTNGRVVLSNKRVVLVGNGGKRTIALSSVDGIGGRYDANQEIQRVSNYVSLRIGDDVFLIAAEEHDEFRTDLYRAFLDRKVIKARHPAIKGGVVQDTEWEQARVKVEAGGISVAQQSGAFVRLELDDIGTLEETERTVMDEKAAVIEAEHTDDEGTSVQTYLSGKPWLVAVIKSYLGQGHDRNRGAVELSESEREVLMALYSGVSSFEVPNFLGMSVDRVEEIFERLIEAEVLEEVRTRREVALEPRGRNIASEAMNEQ, via the coding sequence ATGAAGGGCGGACGAAAGCTCAACGACGTCGGGTGGACCAACGGCCGGGTCGTCCTCTCGAACAAGCGGGTCGTCCTCGTCGGCAACGGCGGAAAGCGGACGATCGCGCTGTCGTCAGTCGACGGGATCGGCGGGCGCTACGACGCCAACCAGGAGATCCAGCGCGTTTCGAACTACGTCAGCCTCCGCATCGGCGACGACGTGTTTCTCATCGCCGCCGAGGAGCACGACGAATTCCGCACAGATCTCTACCGAGCGTTCCTCGACCGCAAGGTGATCAAGGCGCGCCACCCGGCGATCAAGGGCGGCGTCGTGCAGGACACCGAGTGGGAGCAGGCCCGGGTGAAGGTGGAGGCCGGCGGAATCTCCGTCGCCCAGCAAAGCGGCGCGTTCGTCCGCCTCGAACTCGACGACATCGGCACCCTCGAGGAGACGGAACGCACGGTGATGGACGAGAAAGCCGCCGTTATCGAGGCCGAGCACACCGACGACGAGGGCACGAGCGTCCAGACGTACCTCTCGGGCAAGCCGTGGCTGGTCGCGGTGATCAAGTCGTATCTCGGACAGGGCCACGATCGCAACCGCGGCGCCGTCGAGCTGTCCGAGTCAGAGCGCGAGGTCCTGATGGCGCTGTACTCGGGGGTCTCCTCGTTCGAGGTGCCGAACTTCCTCGGGATGAGCGTCGACCGTGTCGAGGAGATCTTCGAGCGGCTCATCGAGGCGGAGGTGCTCGAGGAGGTGCGGACCCGCCGCGAGGTCGCGCTGGAACCCCGCGGGCGAAACATCGCCAGCGAGGCGATGAACGAGCAGTGA
- the hisA gene encoding 1-(5-phosphoribosyl)-5-[(5-phosphoribosylamino)methylideneamino]imidazole-4-carboxamide isomerase — MSHFPAFEVVPAVDMQDGEVVQLVQGERGTATRYGDPVEAARRWVDEGAETLHLVDLDGAFEGERANAAAVDAVLDAVDVPVQLGGGIRTAADAIDLLDRGVDRVILGTAAVETPEIVAEISDAHPGSVMVSLDAKNGEVVVSGWTEGTGLDPAEAAERYEALGAGAILFTDVDVEGQLEGINRESVERVVDAVDVPVVASGGVTTLDDVRALREAGAAAVVVGTALYEGRFTLAEAQSA; from the coding sequence ATGAGCCACTTTCCGGCGTTCGAGGTCGTCCCGGCCGTCGATATGCAGGACGGCGAGGTCGTCCAGCTCGTGCAGGGCGAGCGCGGCACCGCCACGCGCTACGGCGATCCCGTCGAGGCGGCCCGTCGGTGGGTCGACGAGGGGGCCGAGACGCTGCACCTCGTCGACCTCGACGGGGCGTTCGAGGGCGAGCGCGCCAACGCCGCCGCCGTCGACGCCGTCCTCGACGCGGTGGACGTGCCGGTCCAACTCGGCGGGGGGATCCGAACCGCCGCGGACGCGATCGACCTGTTGGATCGGGGCGTCGACCGCGTCATCCTGGGCACCGCCGCCGTCGAGACCCCCGAGATCGTCGCGGAGATATCCGATGCGCACCCCGGGAGCGTGATGGTCAGCCTCGACGCGAAAAACGGGGAGGTCGTCGTCTCCGGGTGGACGGAGGGGACCGGCCTCGATCCGGCCGAAGCCGCCGAACGCTACGAAGCCCTCGGCGCGGGCGCGATCCTGTTCACCGACGTGGACGTGGAGGGACAGCTGGAGGGGATCAACCGCGAGTCGGTCGAACGCGTCGTCGACGCGGTCGACGTCCCGGTCGTCGCCTCCGGCGGCGTGACGACGCTCGACGACGTGCGGGCGCTGCGCGAGGCCGGCGCCGCCGCCGTCGTCGTCGGCACCGCGCTGTACGAGGGCCGGTTCACTCTCGCCGAGGCGCAGTCGGCCTGA
- a CDS encoding HEAT repeat domain-containing protein — translation MSLYTLARDGDMEQLTDTAKNSDSAAVRRRAAEMLGDVGDPEDDRTVDVLIHLARNDDEDAVRAAAVDGLDELGGNGLERLIAKETGVDPNAADWAAVRAFAKVLGGASIPEYRMAAANALGRMGDSDAVGPLAKRLDDPDPRVRERACLALGRIGDARAVGRLKTRLEDDHPAVKSAAADALGTIASGEALAALLGLLDDENPSLRRLAASALGNASSAKPVPELAGALADEHDTVRRAAVFSIIELLANAPTKQSHAVRDAVVSELQDADDETVTGPLVEILEDATQARQRRNAVWFLGRVTSAEPPEHVLDALVDALDDDDKMTAQFAATSITNLDGLAVESTLIDLVDDDDATIDARAKAAYALGDVGGDRAKETLDAITDSDVDKQIRKRAFASLSKLGGVRQ, via the coding sequence ATGTCGCTGTACACGCTCGCCCGCGACGGGGACATGGAGCAGCTCACCGACACCGCGAAGAACAGCGACAGCGCCGCGGTGCGCCGGCGGGCCGCGGAGATGCTCGGCGACGTGGGCGACCCCGAGGACGACCGAACCGTCGACGTACTCATCCACCTGGCGCGAAACGACGACGAGGACGCTGTCCGCGCGGCGGCGGTCGACGGCCTCGACGAACTGGGCGGCAACGGGCTCGAACGGCTCATCGCCAAGGAGACAGGCGTCGACCCGAACGCCGCCGACTGGGCGGCCGTCCGCGCGTTCGCGAAGGTACTCGGCGGCGCCAGTATTCCCGAGTACCGGATGGCCGCCGCCAACGCGCTCGGTCGGATGGGCGACTCGGACGCGGTCGGCCCCCTGGCGAAGCGCCTCGACGATCCGGACCCGCGAGTGCGCGAGCGCGCCTGTCTCGCGCTCGGCCGAATCGGTGACGCGCGCGCTGTCGGGCGCCTGAAGACGCGACTGGAGGACGACCATCCCGCCGTGAAGTCGGCCGCCGCGGACGCGCTCGGCACCATCGCCAGCGGCGAGGCGCTCGCGGCGCTGTTGGGTCTGCTGGACGACGAGAACCCGAGCCTTCGGCGGCTCGCGGCCTCGGCGCTCGGCAACGCCAGTTCGGCGAAACCGGTGCCGGAGCTCGCGGGGGCGCTCGCGGACGAGCACGACACGGTGCGCAGGGCGGCGGTGTTCTCGATCATCGAACTGCTCGCGAACGCGCCGACCAAGCAGAGTCACGCCGTGCGCGACGCGGTCGTCTCCGAACTCCAAGACGCCGACGACGAGACGGTGACCGGGCCGCTCGTGGAGATCCTGGAGGACGCGACGCAGGCGCGCCAGCGGCGCAACGCCGTCTGGTTCCTCGGGCGAGTGACGAGCGCGGAACCGCCAGAACACGTGCTCGACGCACTGGTGGACGCGCTCGACGACGACGACAAGATGACCGCGCAGTTCGCGGCGACGAGCATCACCAACTTGGACGGGCTCGCCGTGGAGTCGACGCTCATCGATCTGGTGGACGACGACGACGCGACGATCGACGCGCGGGCGAAGGCGGCGTACGCCCTCGGCGACGTGGGCGGCGACCGCGCGAAGGAGACGCTGGATGCGATCACCGACAGCGACGTGGACAAGCAGATACGCAAGCGGGCGTTCGCGTCGCTGTCGAAGCTCGGAGGTGTTAGACAGTGA
- a CDS encoding CheR family methyltransferase produces MSSARGDAGDLQGVIEFVEDRVPFEPGYYNEAYLGRRIAARMQRRDADDHAEYRAILEDDEGEREALLDALTINVTGFFRDPDMWADLRPVLRDLSEENGRAGVDAWSAPCADGREPYSLSMLAADDPEVSERRLRITAVDISEEALDAARAGVYETTRTTDIGEELSPLSDPEAYVDQEENLFRVRESVKSRVTFEPYDLIRDGPKSDMDLVFCRNLLIYIDTEYKGRLFETLRDSLRPGGYLVLGKTETVPPDMREEFEPVAKRSRIYQYTG; encoded by the coding sequence ATGAGCAGCGCCCGCGGCGACGCCGGCGACCTCCAAGGCGTCATCGAGTTCGTGGAGGACCGGGTGCCGTTCGAGCCGGGGTACTACAACGAGGCGTACCTCGGGCGGCGAATCGCCGCGCGGATGCAGCGACGCGACGCCGACGACCACGCCGAGTATCGCGCCATCCTCGAGGACGACGAGGGGGAGCGCGAGGCGCTGCTGGACGCGCTGACCATCAACGTGACCGGATTCTTCCGCGACCCCGACATGTGGGCGGACCTCCGGCCGGTGTTGCGAGACCTCTCAGAGGAGAACGGCCGCGCCGGCGTTGACGCGTGGAGCGCCCCGTGTGCGGACGGCCGCGAACCGTACTCGCTGTCGATGCTCGCGGCAGACGACCCCGAGGTGAGCGAGCGGCGACTCCGGATCACGGCCGTCGACATCAGCGAGGAGGCGCTCGACGCCGCTCGGGCGGGCGTGTACGAGACGACGCGGACGACGGACATCGGCGAGGAACTGTCGCCGCTGTCGGACCCGGAGGCGTACGTCGACCAAGAGGAGAACCTGTTTCGGGTGCGCGAGTCGGTGAAGTCGCGAGTCACCTTCGAGCCGTACGACCTCATCCGCGACGGGCCGAAGTCGGACATGGACCTGGTGTTCTGTCGCAACCTCCTGATCTACATCGACACCGAGTACAAGGGCCGGCTGTTCGAGACGCTGCGCGACTCGCTGCGCCCGGGCGGCTACCTCGTGCTCGGGAAGACCGAGACGGTGCCCCCCGACATGCGCGAGGAGTTCGAGCCGGTGGCGAAACGCAGTCGCATCTACCAGTATACGGGATAA
- a CDS encoding cation:proton antiporter regulatory subunit, which translates to MTVYESDLPGVGKKHEIELHGDERLVVVTHNTGKREVYRRADADSDAEKLFELSDGLARTVGTVLEGAYFQPVATENIETVLGGDALIEWYEVPDHSELAGETIEAADVRQRTGVSIIAVEHGDEVTPNPDPGAGVGAGDTVVVIGSREEVDAFHAMFIDVGDGGDDAGGTDAGGDDGDGTVLD; encoded by the coding sequence ATGACGGTTTACGAGTCGGACCTTCCCGGGGTCGGGAAGAAACACGAGATCGAACTCCACGGCGACGAGCGGCTCGTCGTCGTCACGCACAACACCGGAAAGCGCGAGGTGTACCGGCGGGCCGACGCCGACAGCGACGCCGAGAAGCTGTTCGAACTGTCCGACGGGCTCGCGCGAACCGTGGGCACGGTACTGGAGGGGGCGTACTTCCAGCCGGTCGCCACGGAGAACATCGAGACCGTCCTCGGCGGCGACGCGCTCATTGAGTGGTACGAGGTGCCCGATCACTCCGAGCTCGCGGGCGAGACGATCGAGGCGGCCGACGTGCGCCAGCGCACCGGCGTGTCGATCATCGCGGTCGAACACGGCGACGAGGTGACGCCCAATCCGGACCCCGGCGCCGGGGTCGGTGCCGGCGACACGGTCGTCGTCATCGGCTCGCGCGAGGAGGTCGACGCGTTCCACGCGATGTTCATCGACGTGGGCGACGGTGGCGATGACGCCGGTGGTACCGACGCCGGAGGCGACGACGGCGACGGGACCGTGCTCGACTGA